The Trichomycterus rosablanca isolate fTriRos1 chromosome 17, fTriRos1.hap1, whole genome shotgun sequence DNA segment aataataatacagtgttTATAAAATGTTTGTTCTGTGTAGTATTTTTAGTTTTGATATGAAAGTGTTTAAAATGAAGGTTTTATAAATCTCAGGTTCAGATGATCAGGCTGTTAATAAAACTCGGACTCGGTTGTTTTGTGTTGTTAGATGTTAGATCATGTTGATGTGAGTCCTGGTGCAGAAGATCCCTCGTTAGTTCTGATCTGATGTGGAATCAGGATGTAGGGATTAAAATTAGGTTCTGATCCTGAGAAGATCCTGAAATGAGCGTTCAGTACCAGATGAAGTCTCATGGTCTGGATTTAAgatgctggatgattctcagtccggGATTAACGGAGCACTAACACCGGTGTTTTTATTCATGATTATTAAAGCTGGAGGCTTAAAAACGGCATTTAcagaaacgtgtgtgtgtgtgtgtgtgtgtgtgtgtgttttaattaaatttgaGATTTAATTTAGTTTGCTGTTTTCTGTCTTTCATCATTTTACTCCTCAGAACTTCAGGACGCTCCTCCACCCGGATCAGTTCCACTTTTATAATGAAATCATGTGCGACTTTATTCTTTTGCATCATTAATCTCTAgaacttgattatttttatattaaactcacatttatacatttCATTCACGTCCTAAATTAATTgtcccacaggacccccacagagcaggtattatttaggtggtggatcattctcagcactgcagtgacactgacatggtggtggtgtgttagtgtgtgttgtgctggtatgagtggatcagacacagcagcgctgctggagtttttaaacacctcactgtcactgctggactgagaatagtccaccaaccaaaaacatccaaccgacagcgccccgtgggcagcgtcctgtgaccactgatgaagggctagaagatgaccgactcaaacagcagcaatagatgagcgatcgtctctgactttacatctacaaggtggaccgactaggtaggagtgtctaatagagtggacagtgagtggacactgtgtttaaaaactccagcagcgctgctgtgtctgatccactcacaccagcacaacacacactaacacaccaccaccatgtcagtgtcactgcagtgctgagaatcatccaccacctaaataatacctgctctgtgggggtcctgaccattgaagaacagcatgaaaggaggtaacaaagcatgtagagaaacagatgaactacagtcagtaattgtagaactacaaagtgcttctatatggtaagtggagctgatgaaatggacagtgagtgtagaaacaaggaggtggttttaatgttatgactgatcggtgtaggttGTGAGTTAAAACGCGGCATGTCCATAAATGCAATAACACTGAATGAGATGAAGCAGAATGACGACTGAGAGAGAGCCTGTCTGATCCGTACGTTATTCATGATTAAACTGTTCAGATTCAGCAGCTCGGTTCGAAACGTTTttagccaatcagatttaattGCGTTTTTAATTAACACGAGTTAATTCATCTTCAATCAGCTGAGCTCATCAGTGCTGCAGGAACATGGAGAAATAATtctatctttttattatttaaaaaaagctttttgtttATGGACGTGTTTAATACTTATTCAAATgagatattttttattatttatttattttgtgttattatttttctcctctgagttataatataaataaatgatttgagTCTGAAGATGAACAGTGAATCACTCCAGACTTTTATCACTCAGTcaggatttattatttattttctctgaTGAATGTCATGTTTGGATATTAATCATCACTCGATTCATCATCACTCACAGCTCTGCCAGTTCTGCCAGGCTTTGTttacccgctgtgccacctcatcAGATTTACTGCTCAGATTCTGCTGGACTCTGAAGATCTCATGAACCTCCTCCAAAAACCTCAGAGAAACCTGGAGCATCATTCGTCACATTTACACTCCTGAGGTACCAGTTTCATTTGTGaagaatgtgtgatgtgttcattctcgtacatctttatttaactagAAAAGCAGAAACAAAAGACTCCCAAAAAGTCTCCGTTCTTGCTGGATACGAGATTCAGCAGCTCAACAGTCCGTGCTCACCAtcatctgattctcctcttcgtgataggagacagatctggactgcagcaGGCCGctcaagcacacgcactctgtgtTTATAAAGTGTGTACAAAATTAGGAGTGGCatcgtcctgctgaaataatcacAGACTTACAGTTAAACGCCGTCACCCTGATGGCAGCGTGTGTGTCTCTAAAATCTCAACATGCACATCAgcatcagtggtaccttcacacatgtgCAGGTCACCCAGGGTTTTGCACCTTttactaataacagtctggatgttcctctaaaacaagctgaaccgtgtccatctaagatgagctcaggcccagagaactcttgATGTATgactttctctgtgtgtttaatAGTTTTAGGTTGGATTTCctgatgcagcggtggactgtgttaagtaacaacaattttctgaagtactcctgagcccatgtggcttaATTTTTGACACTAGTCTTTAGGATTAGGGTTTCGTGAGGAATTGTTATTAACACACGATCGCAAGAAATGATTCTCACAAACTGAATGactgaatatatatattttttttttttcacaaaatTTTGCTTGTAGTGTTTTATGTTTTGGTGAATTAAATTCACGTCtttttcatgttatttttaattatttatcattacattaaacaatgacATTTAAAAAGGAAACAGAAATCCTCTAAACATGGTGCTTTAAAGGTGCCAATAGCAGATTAACACTAAAatgaatcattattatttttttcaccttttGACCCCCCAACACAACGCCGGCCAGTTCAATAAAGCAGTCGAGCTGTTTTGCTGCCAGTGGAACAGAAACACACGTCCAGcttgattttattcatttataaacaGTAGGTGTGGTTATCATCACTGAGTTAAaccgggtgtccacatacttgtggtTGTGTGGTGCTGAGTAAAAGTGAGGGAGAGTAAAGGAGGAGAGATCAGTGATGTGAGGCTCAGTGTGGAGGTGACGCTGTACTGAACACTTCAATCTCAGCTCAGTGACGCTCGCTGGAGTTCTGCGCTGATCAGAGGAtcgttcattcactcatttatacaattactcactcactcactcacccacccactcactcacccacccactcactcacccactcactcactcactcactcatcacaTGGAATAACTGTTGCTGTGGGGTTATAATGGACAACAGTGAGATCAGGTGAGTCTCTCACTCAGCATCTACACACTCAGCAGAATTTAACCTTTAATCAAAGtgattttattcacattttaattcccactagtctgctgggtgggaaaagacgggactaaaaagtgggcggggtctttgcggctgtgtaaggaccctggttagtaggccgaggcacctgtacagaagtggaggaacgtggagatcagtgcgtgactctccatgtgcgagaccgacctcacgcaccaATCCACCGAAGTGCagggggataagaaggggtcggagggagggcgtgtcaggagaatataccctcctcgtacaccatcggggtctccagcagaggaagaggaactggctacgactaaactgggaaaaatgcaacttGTGCCGCAGTGGTTAGTCACACAGTATGTAGTCAAAAGTCAGTGGACAGAgcaccatgagcttgctggacatctcattccaaaatcacagccagtgtagtgtgtatgtagatttaaaaaagcatttgtttagGAATTAATGTTGTTCAGTTCATCATGAAGGTGTTTCAGGTGTTTACCTGGTGGAGCAGAGACCTTGATCATCatgaaggtggttcacccagggtgaGGCTCTGGTTGTGCCGACCCCTGCCAGTTCACTGAATGTGGGAATCTAGACTCCAAACTTTCCGGGACAGTCGTAGCCTagtttgtgggtttgaatcccaggtctTAACtgtctcggctccaggggccccgtataatggctgaccctggGCTCTggtcccagcttccaaacaagttgggatacACGGAATTTCAATGTACTGAACACCTAGCCTATTTCACAAATATTGCTTTGATGGGGCCACTGGTGGACCACGAAGCATGTCATTGTGGACCTGTCTTCCTGctcaggaaagggccttccttaaactgttgtctCAAAGTCGGAAACTTGTGAGTTTAGGAGCCCGTCATGCCTGGAGGAACACGATTATAATACAGACAGGTTTAAAGTGGACCGTACCAGCTCTAATCTCGTCTGCCTGCCTTCACTTCCATCACTGGTCGCGTCTTTATTAAGTTTTACGTGAAGTTCCAGTTTAGGTaactaacacccccccccaccaccaccaccaccaccaccacccaaaCTGTTGTTTTTGGCTTCTTCTGGTACCCCCCCTTCCATGATATTTGAACCACGGGAGGACCCGTTCTAATACAGCAGCACTGAAGGACGTGACGTGTCAGCAGCTCGGATTAATTCCGGCGTTTTATATCTGAATGATTAGAACGTTAATGAGCACAGATAACGATCTGCATCTCTAACGAGAGAGAAGAAAACGATTATCTGCGTTTATTGTAATGAGATTCGCTTCTAGGAAAAATATTCGCAGCTTTAATTGATtcttaatgaaataaaacaacaatattcCACAGCGGAGCTCGTTCTGATTAGCATGTGAACACCGTCAGGACTTTCCGACCTGCTTCAGGTTTCTATAAACGGCTCATTAATCCTAACGTGAACAAACCGTGACATGCTCACGAAACACGGACGTTCAGAACATCACAATGAATTCATCACATTAACGGcctttaattaaaacaattaaactaAGTGAGGGttaggagccttgctcaagggtccaacagaagCAACCTGGCTGTAGTTGGGcgtaaaccagcgacctttaccATATTGAGCTTTACTGTAATTAGTTTGAGTTCTTTTATGAGCTTATTGTGGGTTTCTGAATTTGTGAACTGAAACGTAGAAACGTGGATGAATTTGGTGATGTAGGACGTTCTATAATGCCCTAGTTAGTAATCATGACTGTGGGGATTAACACCCACATGTTCCAGCAGCCTGAAGTGGAGAAAGACGATGATGAAGTGGTAACAACAGAATGAGAACCAGCTGCTCAATCCACCAATGTTCTTggttagcggacgcttttatccaaagcgacttacagtactgtgacagtatgtgttgtctaagcatttgagggttaggggccttgattaaggacccaacagtgacaccctggcagtggtggggcttgaaccagtgacctttcgattactagctcagttccttaaccactaggctacaactggccatTTAATAGGAAACTTTTACCTTTAATGTTTGTACATGAATTTACCGACAGATCTACGATGTTCGGACTGAACTGCTCGTCTCCGGCGCCGAGCTGCCCTCAGGAACTGGTCTGTAACTCCTCGTGGAACCTGAGCGAGGTGGAGATGGAGGATTACTGCCTGAGTCAGGACGCCTACCTGGAGAAGTACCTGGGTCCGCGCCACTCGCCGGTCTTCCTGCCCGTGTGCATCACGTACCTGCTGATCTTCAGCGTGGGCGCGGTGGGTAACGCCCTGACCTGCGCCGTAATCCAGCGCCACCGGGTGATGCGCACGCCCACCAACTTCTACCTGTTCAGCCTGGCGGTGTCGGACctgctggtgctggtgctggGGATGCCGCTGGAGCTGTATGAGCTGTGGAGTAACTACCCCTTCCTGCTGGGCAAGAGCGGCTGCTACTTCAAGACCTTCCTGTTCGAGACGGTGTGCTTCGCCTCGGTGCTGAACGTCACCGCGCTCAGCATGGAGCGCTACATCGCCATCGTACACCCGCTCAGAGCCAAGTGCGTGGTGACCCGTGCCCACGCCAAGCGGGTCATCCTGTGCATCTGGGTCACGTCCATGATGTGCTCGCTGCCCAACACCAGCCTGCACGGGATCGTCACGCTGCCCAAACCCCGCGGCCGCGGGCAGGGGGACGAGCCGGGCTCGGCCACGTGCATGCTGGTCAAACCGCGCTGGATCTACAACCTGATCATCCAGCTCAGCACGCTCCTGTTCTTCGTGCTGCCCATGGTGACCATCAGCGCCCTCTACCTGCTCATCGGGCTGCGGCTCCAGCGGGAGAAGATGCTGCAGGCCAAAGCCGAGTGCTACAAGGGCGGCCACGCCCTCGGCAGCACCCGCAATAAGCAGCAGAGAACCCGCTGGCAGCAGGTCACCAAGATGCTGTGTGAGTACATTTCATGTGATTCGTCTCCTTTctgtacactacatggacaaaagtattgggacgccccttctaaatATTGACGTTGTGTTTCAGCCTCAACAGTTAGTGACAGGAAaaatgtgcagcaacagtttagggaaggtcttgtcctgttccagcatggctgcaccccatgcacaaagcaagcaaagccctgagctcagccccactcaaccgCTCtgagatgaaccggaacatcgactgatcaatcagtgtCCAGCCGTACACATGCTgtctaaacaggcacaaattcccatggaCACActacaaagtcttgtgagaagcttctcagaagagcagctgtTTTTTTAGCCGAAAGGGTCACAAAGATGTCCCTCtcagtcaggcgtccaaatacttttggtcatgtagtgtataaCACAAGGCTTTGGAAAAggatgtcagacaagctcatggtcgggtgtcccaatacttttggtcattatgTGTCCCTCTGAAGCAGGTAAtgcggatgaatgaatgaacgtgtgtgagtgtgtgtgcgtgtgcgtgtgcgtgtgtgtgtgtgtgtgtgtgaatgtgtgtgtgtgtgtgtgcgtgcgtgtgtgtgtgtgtgtgtgtacagtcgtGCTGGTGGTGATGTTCGGGATCTAATATTtgtgatgaatgaataaacgtgtgtgtgaatgtgtgtgtgtgtgtgtgtgtgtgtgtgtgggtgtgtgtgtgtgtgtgaatgtgtgtgtgtgtgtgtgtgtgtgaatgtgtgtgtgtgtgtgaatgtgtgtgtgtgtgtgtgtgtgtggatgtgtgtgtgtgtgtgcgtgcgtgcgtgtgtgtgtgtgtgtgtgtgcgtgcgtgtgcgtgtgtgaatgtgtgtgtgtgtgtgtgtgtgtggatgtgtgtgtgtgtgtgcgtgcgtgcgtgtgtgtgtgtgtgtgtgtgtgtgcgtgcgtgtgcgtgtgtgtgtgtgtgtgtgtgtgtgtgtgtacagtcgtGCTGGTGGTGATGTTCGGGATCTAATATTtgtgatgaatgaataaacgtgtgtgtgtgtgtga contains these protein-coding regions:
- the nmur1a gene encoding neuromedin-U receptor 1, which gives rise to MFGLNCSSPAPSCPQELVCNSSWNLSEVEMEDYCLSQDAYLEKYLGPRHSPVFLPVCITYLLIFSVGAVGNALTCAVIQRHRVMRTPTNFYLFSLAVSDLLVLVLGMPLELYELWSNYPFLLGKSGCYFKTFLFETVCFASVLNVTALSMERYIAIVHPLRAKCVVTRAHAKRVILCIWVTSMMCSLPNTSLHGIVTLPKPRGRGQGDEPGSATCMLVKPRWIYNLIIQLSTLLFFVLPMVTISALYLLIGLRLQREKMLQAKAECYKGGHALGSTRNKQQRTRWQQVTKMLFVLVVMFGICWAPFHTDRLMWSFMDELSDVRIMQTYEYVHLISGVFFYLSSAVNPVLYNLMSTRFREMFKEVMCGHKGGSAQRKYSLSVTRTTVRSVLSDVAPGNGNATADGDYELYDGHENETPFE